TGGGCTTTTCGAAAAAGAAAAAGTACTGCGCAGTCTCATTCACGAGCTGGCATACCTGATGGTTATAGTCGAAAGTCTGCCCAAGAAAAAGCGCCGGCTCAAAACCATTGGAGAAATAACCCGAATCGTTGCCGGTAAAGATAACGACGCGCGCCTCGTCGTTACCTGCCAGCGCACGCAGCGCGTCGCGAATACCTTCGAAACTGTCAGCAGTCAGGGTATTCGCTGCGTTGTGATTGATCTTTATGAGTGCGACACGATTACGTATCTGCGTATCTAAGCTCATGGGGTTGTGTAAAAGTCGCAGCGCAGGCGGCAATCGATTCTGATTTTTGAGTCTGGCCTACGCCGGACTCAAAAATCAGAATTTCTCATACGAGCCTGAGTGAATGACCATCGGCTCGCTGCCGACTGAACTGTTGGCGCCGGGCGCCGTTCGGGCGGTCTTTTTGGCGATCGCCTGCTTGAATGTGTTCACGGCCGAATAGCCGTGCGATACAGCAGCGCCTTCATTCGCAAAGCTGAAAAACTTCAAGCCTTCGATAAGAGTAGCAGTTTGCGAACTCATCTCTTCTGCCGTCGCCGCGAGTTCTTCGGCGGCCGAAGCGGTCTGCTCAGTCGTCTGGTTGAGGCGCCCCATAGTTTCGCTGATCTGCTGCGCCGCCTGATTTTGCTCTTCAGAGGCATGGCGTATCGCCAGAACTTTCTGCGCGGTGTTCTGCATACTTTCTGTGATGAGCGAAAGCGACGATGCAGCATTTTCAGAAACTGCGGAGCTATCACGCAAGAGCGCCTGTATCTGTTTCGCGGCCTGCCCGCTCGTTTCAGCGAGCTTGCCAACTTCTGTTGCCACAACGGCAAACCCGCGGCCGTGTTCGCCGGCGCGCGCGGCTTCTATGGTTGCGTTGAGGGCGAGCAGGTTTGTCTGTGCGGCGATTTCTTGTACAATCTGAATACGTTCAGAGATGACTTTCATCGATTCGACCGCACGCAAGACGTTCTCTGTGCCCATCTGCGTATTTTTGACGGCCATGTTGGCGGTATTGTCCGTTTCAACGGCGTTTTTGGCATTGCTTTGAATCAGATTCACCATTTCACCGAGAGCCGCGCCGGTCTCTTCGACATGGGCAGCCTGATCCATTGCCCCGTTGTTGAGCATTTCGGCGGTACTCGAAACCTGCTGCGCCGCAAGCGCGATCTCTGATGCACCCTGGTGCACCTGCCGCAGCACACCCCGCAGCCTTTCTGCCATGATCTGCAATGAGTTCATGAATGCGCCTATCTCGTCGTGTGTATTGGCGTTGATTTCAAACTCGAGATTGCCCGAGGCCAGGCGCTCTGATATCTGCATCGCTTCATCGAGTGAGCGGGATATCTGTTTCATTATGAACCAACCAACCAGCCCCGAAAGCAACGCCCCGATCGCAGCGAGAAAAAGCACGGTGAGTTGTTTAATTCTTAGCGTCGAGGCACGTGATTCGAGTTGGGCCTGCAAATCATCGGTAGCTGTGGTGAAAAGGGCATTGGCTGCAGCGACAGCGTCTGCTGATATCGCCTCTGTCTTCTCGGCAGTTGCCGCTCGGGAAAATGCGACACGCAGGTCATCAAGCAGTTTCAGTGCTTCATCGAAGCGCTTTTCGTACGCCGATTTTTTCTCAGACAGATAGTTCTGAATACGCCAGCGATTTCTTTCGAGCTGATCGGCGTGAAACAAGATATTGCTCCGGTTCGCCTCGCGTAACGCAACAGGTAGGTTCGTGGTGGTGCGCGACAACTGCAAAGATTCGATCAACGGCGTAACGATATGCAGCGAGAGCTGATTCAGATAAAAACCAGCAGCCTCAGGTTCAAGGTCAAGCTGTGACTTTTCTGCGACAAGCGATTGAAAGACCGCGATCGCCTGAATTGTCTCAGTATGCAGCATCACATGGCGCACCCGGTCGGCCTTAAGGTTTGTGTCAGCCAGATAATTGAGCTTTGTGCGCAGATCAGTCCAGACGATTTCGAGATCAATGCGTTTCTTCTCGCGTGCCTGCGTGGCTTCGGTGTCATCGGCAGCTTTGCGCAGGGCATCGGTGGCTGTTTTGAATTCAGAACTTTCACCGCCGGCAGAACGCGCCACGGCAAGGCGCCGTTGCTGCACGGCTGAAGTCAGGCGAAACAGCGGTGCAGAGAAATGAATGCCCGCAACTTCGAGACGTGTCGAGTGTATATCTTCCGCGGTCTTAAGAAAGAACTGCAGGGAAAGAAAAATAAGCGGCAACAGCAAAAGTGATGCGGCAATCGACATTTTTGTACGCACCCGCAGGTTTGAGAGTAAAGACCTCATC
The sequence above is a segment of the Turneriella parva DSM 21527 genome. Coding sequences within it:
- a CDS encoding methyl-accepting chemotaxis protein: MMRSLLSNLRVRTKMSIAASLLLLPLIFLSLQFFLKTAEDIHSTRLEVAGIHFSAPLFRLTSAVQQRRLAVARSAGGESSEFKTATDALRKAADDTEATQAREKKRIDLEIVWTDLRTKLNYLADTNLKADRVRHVMLHTETIQAIAVFQSLVAEKSQLDLEPEAAGFYLNQLSLHIVTPLIESLQLSRTTTNLPVALREANRSNILFHADQLERNRWRIQNYLSEKKSAYEKRFDEALKLLDDLRVAFSRAATAEKTEAISADAVAAANALFTTATDDLQAQLESRASTLRIKQLTVLFLAAIGALLSGLVGWFIMKQISRSLDEAMQISERLASGNLEFEINANTHDEIGAFMNSLQIMAERLRGVLRQVHQGASEIALAAQQVSSTAEMLNNGAMDQAAHVEETGAALGEMVNLIQSNAKNAVETDNTANMAVKNTQMGTENVLRAVESMKVISERIQIVQEIAAQTNLLALNATIEAARAGEHGRGFAVVATEVGKLAETSGQAAKQIQALLRDSSAVSENAASSLSLITESMQNTAQKVLAIRHASEEQNQAAQQISETMGRLNQTTEQTASAAEELAATAEEMSSQTATLIEGLKFFSFANEGAAVSHGYSAVNTFKQAIAKKTARTAPGANSSVGSEPMVIHSGSYEKF